A window from Leptothermofonsia sichuanensis E412 encodes these proteins:
- the dacB gene encoding D-alanyl-D-alanine carboxypeptidase/D-alanyl-D-alanine endopeptidase — MATAINRKWINMAIRFIPRLATAITSLMLAGMFSSADALAQGVQRAGLCPAQLNGAIAPILNRPAVRNARWGVLVQTLSAYPDHRQTLFARNPSTLLIPASNSKLFTTAAALIRLGQHYQIRTPVMGDRESPTVETLRIIGRGDPSLTSAHLHRLAQQLSQKGIRQVNQLIGDDTYFRGDAINPNWKREHTLTGYGAAVNSLILNQNGVGLMLFPQRVGQPLRIQWDDPADASQWRVTNRSVTVPATGEEFVSAYRIGNQTAMLIEAQLRAGSEPESTSVSVPNPGNYLVQKFRAALEKAGIAVASATVVKTTPAPPGEIELAAVESPLLRELIIETNLESNNVYAEALLKTLGKVQSPDNGNATASGVAAVKAILAARGVNPNGYQMVDGSGLADRNRASAAALVQTLQTMTSAPEEAQAFRNTLAIAGDSGTLKRRFRHTPAERRVAAKTGYISGVVALSGYLSPPNYPPLVFSILVNQPDGSVSAMRSAVDDLVVALTRLREC; from the coding sequence ATGGCTACCGCTATAAACCGAAAATGGATCAACATGGCTATCCGATTCATTCCACGACTGGCAACGGCAATCACCTCTCTGATGCTGGCGGGTATGTTCAGCTCTGCCGATGCCCTTGCTCAGGGGGTGCAAAGGGCAGGACTGTGTCCAGCCCAGTTGAATGGGGCGATCGCTCCCATCCTCAACCGCCCGGCGGTCAGAAATGCCCGCTGGGGCGTCCTAGTCCAGACCCTATCGGCCTATCCAGACCATCGCCAAACCCTATTTGCCCGCAATCCATCCACCCTGTTGATTCCCGCTTCCAACAGCAAATTATTCACAACTGCGGCTGCCCTGATCCGGCTGGGGCAGCACTATCAAATTCGTACCCCGGTGATGGGCGATCGGGAGTCGCCAACCGTAGAAACCCTCAGAATTATTGGTCGGGGAGATCCCAGTCTGACATCGGCTCATCTGCATAGGCTGGCGCAGCAGTTAAGCCAGAAAGGAATTCGTCAGGTCAATCAGTTGATTGGAGATGACACCTACTTTCGCGGGGATGCCATCAACCCGAACTGGAAACGGGAGCATACCCTGACAGGCTATGGTGCGGCAGTCAATAGTCTGATTTTGAACCAGAATGGGGTCGGGTTGATGCTCTTTCCGCAGCGCGTTGGTCAACCCTTACGCATTCAGTGGGATGACCCTGCCGATGCCAGCCAGTGGCGGGTTACCAATCGCTCGGTGACGGTTCCAGCCACCGGTGAAGAGTTTGTCAGTGCTTATCGAATTGGGAATCAAACAGCAATGCTGATCGAGGCTCAACTGCGGGCAGGTTCTGAGCCAGAGTCTACGTCTGTTTCTGTCCCTAACCCTGGAAATTATCTGGTGCAAAAGTTCCGGGCTGCCCTGGAAAAGGCAGGCATTGCAGTTGCCAGCGCAACAGTGGTCAAAACCACACCAGCTCCACCTGGGGAAATTGAACTGGCGGCAGTGGAATCTCCCTTACTGCGGGAACTGATTATTGAAACCAATCTGGAGAGTAACAATGTTTATGCGGAGGCTCTCCTGAAAACCCTGGGTAAAGTGCAGTCTCCCGACAATGGGAATGCCACCGCCAGTGGCGTTGCAGCGGTGAAAGCGATCCTGGCAGCCCGGGGAGTTAATCCCAACGGCTACCAGATGGTTGATGGGTCGGGACTGGCAGACCGCAACCGGGCCAGTGCAGCGGCATTGGTGCAAACTCTGCAAACCATGACCAGTGCCCCGGAAGAGGCTCAGGCTTTTCGCAACACGCTGGCGATCGCAGGCGACAGTGGCACACTAAAGCGGCGGTTTCGCCATACCCCAGCAGAAAGGAGGGTTGCGGCTAAAACTGGCTACATATCAGGAGTAGTAGCACTCTCAGGCTATCTCTCTCCACCCAATTATCCGCCGCTGGTCTTTAGCATCCTGGTGAATCAACCCGATGGTTCGGTATCGGCAATGCGCAGTGCCGTGGATGATCTGGTCGTGGCACTGACGCGGTTGCGGGAGTGTTAG